One Hordeum vulgare subsp. vulgare chromosome 4H, MorexV3_pseudomolecules_assembly, whole genome shotgun sequence DNA window includes the following coding sequences:
- the LOC123448193 gene encoding probable inactive heme oxygenase 2, chloroplastic, whose protein sequence is MPLAIAVPSAAAPLRRPHHFRFLQPSRKLSLSRTRCASSLPAETQPAPPQPRRYPRQYPGEAVGVAEEIRFVAMRLRNTKRSTRKGNNRADGVEEDDESEEEVEDNEEMDEEGNDEVKEEEGEDNHEVEEWMPSMEGFVRYLVDSKLVFDTVERIIAGSTDVAYVYFRRSGMERAASIEKDLEWFREQAIEIPEPSTFGSTYAAYLSELAGRSAPAFLSHYYNIYFSHTTGGLAIGKKTCDKILEGRLLEFYKWDSDPEILLKDAREKLNELSKHWSRKDRNLCLKEAAKCFQYMGRIVRLMVS, encoded by the exons ATGCCGCTCGCCATTGCCGTCCCCTCGGCGGCGGCGCCGCTCCGGCGACCACATCACTTCCGCTTTCTCCAGCCATCAAGAAAGCTTAGCCTATCCAGAACACGCTGCGCCTCTTCGCTCCCGGCAGAGACGCAGCCAGCTCCTCCGCAACCCCGGCGGTACCCGAGGCAGTACCCAGGCGAGGCGGTGGGCGTTGCCGAGGAGATACGGTTCGTTGCCATGCGCCTCCGCAACACTAAGCGCAGTACTCGTAAGGGAAATAATAGGGCTGACGGAGTCGAGGAAGACGATgaatcggaggaggaggtggaggacaaCGAGGAGATGGACGAGGAGGGCAACGACgaagtgaaggaggaggagggggaggacaaCCATGAAGTGGAGGAGTGGATGCCCAGCATGGAAGGGTTCGTGAGGTACCTTGTGGATAGCAAGCTTGTCTTCGACACCGTCGAGCGGATCATCGCCGGGTCTACGGACGTCGCCT ATGTTTACTTCAGGAGAAGTGGTATGGAACGTGCGGCTAGCATTGAAAAAGATTTGGAGTGGTTCAGAGAACAAGCAATTGAAATTCCAGAGCCAAGTACTTTTGGATCAACATATGCAGCTTATCTGTCTGAATTGGCTGGGAGGAGTGCCCCGGCCTTCCTTTCCCACTATTACAATATTTATTTTTCCCATACAACAGGAGGGTTGGCGATTGGTAAAAAG ACATGCGACAAAATTTTGGAAGGAAGACTGCTGGAGTTCTACAAATGGGATTCTGACCCAGAGATTTTACTAAAGGATGCTAGGGAGAAGCTTAATGAGCTTAGCAAG CACTGGTCTCGAAAGGACAGGAACTTGTGCTTGAAAGAAGCTGCAAAATGCTTTCAGTACATGGGGCGGATTGTGCGGCTAATGGTTTCATAG